The Hippoglossus hippoglossus isolate fHipHip1 chromosome 21, fHipHip1.pri, whole genome shotgun sequence genomic sequence CCGGGAGCACACGTCCTCGCTCAGGACGGCAGGCTGACGGcgtgaatatataaatatgtagagTGAAAACTATGTGAAGCAACTCCATCCTGTGTGCACTGTTCACATGGTACTGTAGATtacaaaaccaaaaacatgttACTGCTTTGCATCCATAGACTCTTTTCTTTACGTATGAatatgtgcttttaatttgatccCAGGTCACAAACTCCAATGCTACGACTCGTCAGTTTCACTCGCTGTGCCTTAACGCATTTTATTAatgcctcacaaacacactgctgatgagaagcccccccccccacacacacacacacgccaagaAGAAGGTACGCCATTAACAAATCCGACTCAGCACATTCTCCAGTCTCCACCTGCCTGCACATGATCCAGTATATCAAGGAGTTAGCTGTTGATTCTTTTGGGAGAGGTTATTGATGTTGtaggtggggaaaaaaaggttttatgtGACGCTCGCCGTGTTCACAGATTGTGTCCCACTGCTCCGCTACTCCAACATGTAATCAGTACTGTTTCGGGGCGATCACTGTAaatacagcacattttaaagGAAGATGGGCGGTTCCTCCTACATCAACTGAATTCTTTTTAATGAGACTGAATCTCAGCAGTTGTGAGTGGAGGAGAAGGGCGATGATTAGTAGTGTTTGGAATCATAGAGTCAGACTgtagtgaaaaagaaaagaaaaaaaaaaagaaatcatgaaATCCTTCCATGCTTTCTTTGTCCATTATTCAACCTGCATGTTAACACAACTTAGCCTGCCAATGAATGTTGCAGATGCCTTAGAAAAAagacgtttttctttttcaattggACTCTCatggttttttttggttttgtttcgGACTGACATGtatcacaatttttttttcaatcctTTAAATCCTAATGGGTACCTTCTAAAGTGCAATTTTAACAAAGTACATATCTTTCCATGAACACCGTACACTGCTGCTACATAGTGCTTGTtctaataaaactgtaaaacaattgACAAACACGTGGTTTGTATGTAAAAGATATGGTCATAAAAGTTCATGTTCAATAAGGAAGACTTTCTCTATGTCCCGTTCATTCAcaattctctctccctccttcacagCCTCTTTCAATCAGCTGCGATCAgtaatccaatcagattttgCCATGATCTCGATCAGCCAatcatgttgttgctgttaaactttaaatctgttctcctctgtgtcgTCGTCAGCTGATTCTGTGtaaaatcacacaaaacagtGCAAAGCGACAAATATTCCAGATTTGAAGCGAAAACTACGATTGTTGCGCAAAGATTTTAATGATTGATCAGTTTCTGTTCCTTTGTCACTGCATCGACAAATTTTTATTCTAATTGTAAAAACTCCATAAATCTAAACCACTTGTTTGAGTTTCTATTCATGTAGAAGCAAGAACTAGAATTACAacactgcagttgtatgccAACAGCAATCCATAAATttatataaggtcactgtgacctttgaccactttatctttgagtccaagtcaCAACTGATTTCCTCAAGCGCTCTCCAGAGATCAAAAACATGTCTTTTGAGGCCACCTTGACGTTTGacgtgagtccaagtgaacatttgtaccagaTCTGAAGACATTCCCTGGAGGCATATCGTGTTCATGAGattgggacggacagacaaccctgaaaataaatgtgtaatttttCTCAGTATTAATGTATCTTATTAAATACAACACAGACCACAAATACAGGTCAAGTTACATTTTgtgcatttaataaaaaataatatattaccCCAATTAGAATTAGAATTGCAAAACTAATCCGAAAAATCTTAATTTTCCTCACATTTGCGCTGCCTTCGTGAATTGATGACCAACAAGTGGTCGGTTCCCACGAGCAATCTGCTCTCTCTCAATACCTTCTGTTGTATGAccactgacagaaaacaacacgCGTTATCGTTTagagtttggatttattttctggatTTTTACACGTCGTTGCAGCTTTTTTCTCCCAACAATGTCCATACAGCTGAGGACACCATCAGTTACTGTATTAATACATCACAGGTTTTACGTCTAGGTTCTATGATGCACACTGCAGAGAACAGACCAACAGGAACAgcaaacagtaaaataaagagGTTGTATCTTTTGTGAGCGTCGACGAGGTAACGACAGTGGGGGTCTGTACTGTAGACTGCACGGCAGAAGGAAAAGGGATAATCTCTCCTCATCAATTCCCTTTCATATTCAGCTCACTTCCGTTTGTTTAAGTTAAACCTAAAGgaatctttatttaaattgaaaGTTCGTGGTCTTCTATTGGCTGGCATAAAACTTAATACaccactgcagaggaaaatctaagtcacataaaaaaataaatgacatccactggaatgtaaataaaagcaTCTCTACTAAAAAAAGGCTAAATACTTtgtgaataaaaaatgtaatatggaggataaataatcaataaaacagCTATACCGAGGCATGTAGAAACATCAAGAGGAAGTGCTTTATAAAATTCATTGTTGTGTTCTCACTTGTCTCACCTTAAATATGTGGAACTTCCTGTGTAATACATGATGATTGATTTTGATCTTATTATTAAGTTATTGCGGACCATGATCTGATTTGtgatatatattattataaaaaaataaaccttaaCCTCATCTTGACCTCGAGCAGGAAGAACACGACATGGACATCAGCAGATATACGGTATGTGACAGTTGCGACCGCTGAGGCGTTTACTTGGAGGAGGCCGTGATCTTGATGTACTGGAGGGCGCTGTGTGCCGCATCGTTGTGCGCGTTGCTACAGGAAATGCCCGTGCCGTGGCAGACGGTGACTGGGGACGTGGACAGCTCTGCCAGACACTGGTACTGGCCGTTCACCGTCAGCTCAGCTgccaaagacacacacacagtttacaaagcaacacaacagacaaaaatgaatataaaacagTGATTCATTTCTCTTGGGTGCCTTATCCCCAGCCTGTGACCTGAAGGTCCATGGAGAAATCGCCATTGTTAAGGATTTTCCAATTCCTTAAATGTGCAATATGTTACTttagccactaggggtctctcaatcaaaaataataacaaaagacctagaAAAGATGAAAACCTACCTGACATGACTGATCGTCTTCATGGATGAGTAAATGTATTAAAGTCATATTCATGTTGCCCAGCAAACGGGAATGAATAATtgtgatccattacgagtgacaTGAAGTTAAAGCAGATATGGGTAAAGTGGATATTCAATCCAAAGAGGTTTTGGTTATGTTTGGTTGAGTTCAACTTGTGTTCTTTATTGCTTAGTTGGCCTCTTTTTGAGTTAGTGCCCTTAATGTTGTAGctctttatttgtttcttttgttacATAGAATTTACTTACTTACCAATTGTCAGGGACCATTCAAAAAGGCACAAGGGCAAGAAGTAAATAGTACAATTTCTCCTTTAATATCGAAAGTTGCTAGCAAGTCACAAAAGTAAGTAAATTCTATGTAACAAAAGAAACTAATAAAGAGCTACACAATTAAGGGCACTAACTCAAAAAGAGGCCAACTAAGCAATAAAGAACACAAGTTTAACTGAACCAAAACAAGCAAAACTGACCTCCTCCCACATGACCCAGGGATCTTATAGAGACATGGACTAATCCCAGACAAACACAAGTACTGTACTATGTACTAATCTTAGTTAACTAACAAACTTAAGACGTGCAAACATACAATATATCAAAAGAAACCAATCTACAAGGAAATTTGAGTGTAAAGCAAATGATAAAGAGAGCAGCGGTGGACTAGTGGTAGAAAAGACAGACATCAGACTGGAAGGTCGCTGGTTCGAGGCCACGGACAGACAAAACATACCTGGACCAGAGGATGGACCAGACCTGGACCTGTTCAAGTCCAAGAGGACTCTCCCCCCCACTGTCTAAGTGCccctgtgtgtgctgtgttcacacagatGGGTCAAAAAGCAGAGGACAAATTTCCCCCATTGCATGTAGTGTGTGCGGGACCAATAAAGGGATCGTAATCTTAAATGCAATgtgcaattaaaaggcgaccaaaatgaaacaccCCATtaacttgaataaaattgtggatttctctgggtttgaacactGTTGGAAACAAGTCAACAAAGTAAATATCATTGatctagttgtttttagacattttatgAAGAATTGTAACATATTTTATCTTTAGCCTGCAactatttttgttgttgcagagaTTCACCCAAAACTTTCTAGAAATGTCTAGAACAGACACCTAAATGAGCTGCTACAGtcaatatttcaataaaaatattgaCGCCGTTTTAAAGTTACACTCTTTAAGATTGCCATGAAATCTGATCAGATAGAAACACAGATGAAGTGTGGTCTGTCTCACCGATGTCGAAGTACGTGACCTCAAAGCCTTGCTCGTTGGACAGCTCTAACATCATCTGGATGTAATCAGTGTTAGGAATGCTCAGAGGGTTTCTTCTCAGTAAACACATCTTCTCTGTTGAGGAGTTCTTCAAGTTCTCAAATCGGACACTTGGTGTAGGCAtctggaaatgaaaaatgtaatgttaaaacAGAACACTCAATGTGTTGACGCAGTGGTGACACAAAAACCCCAAACATAAGAAATATGCAACATACCCATGTGATTTCAGAACAGCCTGACAGATTTAGTAgctttgcaaacattttttcCGCAGCTGCCTTTTTAGCCACCTTTTTTGAATTTCCTACAGcttcaaaacacaacacagagacgaAGAACAGGATGAACAAAGACTAAAGAACGTCACTTTAAAGGATTTTACATGAAGGTCACTCGAACCTTTCTCTGACAGGGACTCCAGCCGACAGGTAACAGTGAACTCTCTCTTGTGTGGTGGACCACACTCCATTAAAACTGAGTATTCAGGTAGACGCCATCCTCGGTGCAACGCTAGCTCCTATTAAAagccaaaaagaaaactgaatgagagggagaaaaacagagttggtattttattcattttgtgaCAATCAcgcatgtgaaaacacacacaaacatgcatccACAAACAATGAAAGAACATAAAAACAGCAGAGCCATGATTCACACACCTGCAGTATCCCCACTGAGTTTGGATGAGTGTGAGTTTCTGCTGCGACACCATTAACCTCAGACTTCGCAGAAATGATCCTGGTGGGAAATAGAGCAAAGTGTTTACCACAGCTGCAACACACCAACATTCACATCAGGCTGTCAGATGTATATGCAACAGTGTGGGCGTCAACTGAATATTGTTTTcctcattgatttattttccaatGACTTTCTCAATTAATtgctttggaaaaaaataataagaaaataattaattctATTTCGTGGTTTCAAAATACCCATGGACATCTTACAATACACCATAAGTAACACAAAAGGTTGAAATCAAATTAGAGAGGGCTGGACAAGATAAGATGAGGTTATGTTAAGTAAGCTGATCTCAACAgttgtgtttagatttgtgaGTCTAATAGAATATAGCTGATGGATAAGAGATGGCAGAGACTTGAAGAGTCACGGTGCAGAGCAGCTGAAGGCCCCGGCACTTATTGTGCTGAGTTTAACAGACCGACAAACCGAGGAGCCGCCCAGGAAGAGCTTTGGGCTCAGGGGGGGGTGTAGGGACGGAGAGGGTCTGGAAGGAGCCAGGGTCTAGAGAGCTTCAAAGGCCATTTGTGTTGCACTGGTAGCCAGTGAAGCTGGACGAAGATGGATGTGATCACTGGATTTTGTGCGGATGATGATCTTAGCAGCAGAGTTTTGGATGATTTGTCGTAGGAGTATGACTTTATTGAGTATACCTAAAGAAATATTACAGTTACAGTAATCAAATTACCAATGGTAATGTACCAAAGCCCAAGTTAATGTCCTGAAGTTCATGACATTTTCACCCAATAAATGTATGAAACCCAAAACAACAATGACTCACACTTCTACATTGTCTTTTTGCAGAATAATCAGGGCAGCTTCTGCAGCCTGGTGTTTAGCAGACTTTTTACTCAAACCTTGACCTGcaatacaacacaaataaacacagttaCAGATAATGtaacacattacagaaactaTTTTTTAAAGCACAGACAACCTCAAAAGACAAGTtagatgacaaaataaataaatcccctGTTTTAAACTCTGGAAGCCCACAAGGACACTTTATTCAATTTAGTATTGATGTAACACccaagaaataataaaacaaagattgaaatttgaatgaaaataattgaaCTTGTAGGTGTTTAAAGGTGTCAATCAGAGGACTGGATTGTTTCTTAGCAACTCAACACTGAGagctttgaaaatgtcaaactcttgTTGGGATCTGCACTGCTCTACATCTGAAGTGAGACACCTTtgttaacaacaaaaaaaactcgAGGACATATTTAAGAGTGAGCTGCAGCAACAGACAGGAGTGACAAGAAggcagaagagaaaaataatgtATTGCACAGTGAAAAGAGGAATGTATGATTTTCAAGTCAAATGAAAGGCTTGATTGAGCGTCAGGCAGCGATCAGCACAGCAGGGGTGGGACTGCTAATGTACCTGTGCTGCTCACGTCTCCGATCGTCACGCTGAAGACGAAGCTGGGCTGGTGAGCCTCTCCCTCGGCCTTCTCCATCACATACACAGGAAGACTTCCCGTTTTGGTGCCATATTCATGCAGGATTTGTATCGGTGTTTTCCCAGGAATGTTCCTCTGCGTTTCAACTGGGTTCAAGCTGTGTGTATTAATGAAACCAGTTAAATTAACCAGAAGCACAATAATAACTGTGCTGTTGCCATAAATCTCTTACCAAAAATAGTGAAAGCAAATGATATGACCTATTTACAGGAGGGAATAACTAATGCAGCATAAACCTAACAATTTTTCCAACAGGTTTCGGGAAGTTTATTagataatgaaacaaaaaaaatctgtctagTATTTAAtggaagtatttttttttacttttcaggATTCTGGTTTGTAGCGTTACTGTTTATAACAGACCCAAAAAATACTGATTTagatcaatattttttattatacatAAATGAgagattcattacaaatcacacaacagtgagaagctgaaaccagtAAGGATGGAATAATTAACCGATTATTCCCACTGTGTATTTAATGGTTGATTCGTCAAACCACTCGAACACTTTAGATAatgaaagtgattttaaaaacaacgTACCCGGAGTCTGCGGTGGTTTTCACAGCTGCTGACGGAAATCCCTCTTGCGCCATggttgtttatgtttttgacttcctgttttcagCTGGGAAATATCTCACAACACTTCAACATATATTTGAACTGTGCGTCAGGTTGTTATGTGActgtgaagaaaatgaaaacatgcatcTTCGTTGTGGCCTGACCGGGGAAATCACCTTCTTTAACAACATATCAACATCCGGGTCAGCCGCGGGTCAACTAATGTGACTGGCGTTAAATTTCTCTaccgccacctgctggcgaTGGAAGGTCACAGAGGGCGTTTCATTCATTGGTGATTTCACTGcggaaaaaaacacaggagaagTGCAAACAGTAAATCTAAGTAATAATACATGCAGGATATCTGGAATCAGCAAAAGATTGGAAATAAGGTTTAAATTAAAGATGAACCTCCATATAAACACTGGAGCAAACTCCATATAGCGCTATAATCAACCGCTGTATACTGATATACTTTTGATGCTCgtgccaaccagtgcagttcgtgtgtacatacatttttttccagactcatatgacCTTAAAACACTGAATGTAATGGACGAACAGAGTAGAGTTTGAAGAGTCCCAGtttaatacaaacacacagaatgaATGGATGTTCAattgacaaaatattttcacaatagCATTAAAGATTTCCTGGATTTATGATGTGGGACAACCTTGTGGACCgtatttgcatattttaaatgacaatggttgacaaaaaacatttgaagaatAAAACTTTGGTAGTTGCCCCAGGAACAATTGGTCAACAGTGTCAGTGTCATTTAAAAGtgtatgtaaaataaaatgataatgaaataaaataaaggctGAGAGCGAGATGATTCATAGATTCGCTACAGCAGACAGTACAAATACTTAGCTTTGAAAATGCTACAACTAGAGGAGCAGGGCTGGTACTTGTGTGTAAACAAACCAGTAAGACTGTgtcattgaaaaaaaatcatctcaaCTACAGGTTGACTTTCAAGTGTCCAACTACATCGTTGAATAGTAGATGGCCCAGGAGTACATTTGGATGAAGCTTCCCTTCGTCCTTGGGGGATCGTTTTAATGTCAATCAAACAGAAGGCAGGAGGGGGGAAGGGGTCTTAGGCACCGGGAAGACCACATTCTTCCTGAGCGTGGAGGCTTGCTGAGGCATCTGCTTTTTTTCACCTTCGGTTTTGGTCTTGAGGCTCACATCATCATTCACTTTGGTCAGGATGGACAAGAGGTCCAAGCCcctggaaaaggaaaagagaggagagtgaaaTAACCCAAAGCACAACACAGACACctatgaaaaagtaaaaagttaaatatttcactcagacataaaataaatactatgaaatataaagaaatataaaatgtagatTGAGAGGTACTTCAGtatttctgtacattttaagacactgaaaaacaaaaatccatcatccaacaatatcagatattttgtttttctcacccTGGCACCAACTCGACGAGGTTTTTGCACAATGACTGAATAAACCAGGTGCCCTTCTTCTTATCTCTGAAAGAGACAAAGGAAGGAACGGTGGCCATCGACATCAGGAAATCAGCCTCTGCTGGGATGGAATCTTTAAGAGCATCACTACAAACAAGACTTGGTTCGGGGCCATCGGCCTCGATGTACACAGCATCCTGCTCCTTTTGGCCCTGGCAAGCCTGGACGAAGAACAGTTTGGGTTTTTCTGCTAAAGTCGGGCAGTTAAGTGCattcaaaggctccttcagaACTTTGATGTCGACAGTTTGAGTGTCTACACCGTAAACGCTTCCCTCCAGGCCGTGGCTGAGAACACAGCACGCCACGCAGTCCATCTGCCTGTGGTCTCTCCCTCCGAGCTCCCGCAACACAGACAGCATCTTCTCACTCGTGCAGTCTAGATGTACCTCAACGTCAAAGCCCAGCCACTTAAACACATGGCTCAGACACTCTGGAGGATATAGAGatagatggacacacacatgcaaaaaaatgCATCAGCAGTATCACAGTGGCACAAAGAGATAAATCAGTTCAATAAACATAAGCTCACGTTCATCAACCATGGTGCCCGCACGATATTTGAGGCTGGACCGAGAGAAATTGCAGTTGTTGATAATCAAGCAGATACCTCTCTTTGCTTGAGTCATGGAATATCTTCTCAAAGCCTACAAACATAAATCCACAACCCAGATTAAACAATCAGATTATTACTGTCCATGTTTT encodes the following:
- the prkra gene encoding interferon-inducible double-stranded RNA-dependent protein kinase activator A homolog, whose product is MAQEGFPSAAVKTTADSGLNPVETQRNIPGKTPIQILHEYGTKTGSLPVYVMEKAEGEAHQPSFVFSVTIGDVSSTGQGLSKKSAKHQAAEAALIILQKDNVEVIISAKSEVNGVAAETHTHPNSVGILQELALHRGWRLPEYSVLMECGPPHKREFTVTCRLESLSEKAVGNSKKVAKKAAAEKMFAKLLNLSGCSEITWMPTPSVRFENLKNSSTEKMCLLRRNPLSIPNTDYIQMMLELSNEQGFEVTYFDIAELTVNGQYQCLAELSTSPVTVCHGTGISCSNAHNDAAHSALQYIKITASSK
- the casp10 gene encoding caspase-8, whose product is MEFQQLLHNVGKALTTDNVKALAFLCTDILKRNTESVKSPTDLFTRLMQQDHLSQERPYLLTELLRTIQRIDLVREFHLNNREPTSLISPYRKLLYNLSEELTTDHLKEMKFLLNKMLPSKAVEENTSLLEVFLCMEQRDLLGDNNLNLLEDKIERVCPRLKVQITQFKAQQESSFTTIGLSTEASNSACSPGYLCSDTVDVSGSQENRTFSENQTSTNSKALRRYSMTQAKRGICLIINNCNFSRSSLKYRAGTMVDEQCLSHVFKWLGFDVEVHLDCTSEKMLSVLRELGGRDHRQMDCVACCVLSHGLEGSVYGVDTQTVDIKVLKEPLNALNCPTLAEKPKLFFVQACQGQKEQDAVYIEADGPEPSLVCSDALKDSIPAEADFLMSMATVPSFVSFRDKKKGTWFIQSLCKNLVELVPGGLDLLSILTKVNDDVSLKTKTEGEKKQMPQQASTLRKNVVFPVPKTPSPLLPSV